One Macrobrachium rosenbergii isolate ZJJX-2024 chromosome 10, ASM4041242v1, whole genome shotgun sequence DNA window includes the following coding sequences:
- the LOC136842542 gene encoding LOW QUALITY PROTEIN: venom carboxylesterase-6-like (The sequence of the model RefSeq protein was modified relative to this genomic sequence to represent the inferred CDS: inserted 1 base in 1 codon) has protein sequence MGVTGFLLVLMATILLSEGDNSVIVSTRLGKISGFKEQSTEGNPFYSFHSVPYAQPPIGSLRLKDPVPVKSWSGVKNGSVVPETCSQISFIEATVRTIVYDGNEDCLYLSIFTSKPNEEDAALPVMVFIHGGAFFSGGINWYAPYVLMNEGVVFVIIQYRLGILGFLSTEDDVIPGNFGVKDQVLALQWIQENIHYFGGDKTRVTIFGESAGGASVHFHVLSPYSKGLFSRGIMQSGTLFSPWAMGGAFWEVAMHTGKRFGCQGFSVPSEQASESLLSCLQRIDVVNLTLSLQDHIHWNFNPVLLGPRVDGDYLPAEPEVLVKEGRYNKVNLMSGVTSHEGGLFVFPLFSNEALRQDLLNNFKEMGPASLDIRDGDASPTQLAQRIFYHYVGGVKVSSEDADNLCEMYGDWQFVLGHDLVAKFHTKTSPEVPIYLYELNHRGQRSLGDYYSAGLGEKWVCHADDLFYXFTGDKTYWKPLEREEDLRLRKIITKLWYNFAVTGNPTPDNSLGFTWKPASEDYFVHLSLVPSPVMEEDKRQEVRKFLESLPTKLNYILHPDSVSAEQLRTLTEENTGAENINSPRKYLRKNEL, from the exons ATGGGAGTCACTGGATTTCTGCTAGTGCTCATGGCTACAATACTTCTGTCTGAAGGAGATAACAGTGTGATCGTGTCAACTCGACTAGGAAAGATATCTGGTTTCAAGGAGCAATCCACGGAAGGAAACCCATTTTATTCTTTCCATTCTGTGCCTTATGCACAGCCACCGATTGGAAGTCTCCGACTAAAG GACCCTGTCCCTGTCAAAAGTTGGAGTGGTGTAAAGAATGGATCGGTAGTTCCTGAAACTTGTTCACAAATATCATTCATTGAAGCTACAGTGAGGACGATAGtttatgatggaaatgaagattGCTTATATTTAAGCATATTTACCAGCAAG CCAAATGAAGAAGACGCTGCCTTACCAGTGATGGTTTTTATTCACGGCGGAGCCTTTTTTTCTGGAGGCATCAATTGGTATGCACCATACGTTCTCATGAACGAGGGCGTTGTGTTCGTTATCATTCAGTACAGGCTTGGAATTCTTG GTTTTCTGTCCACCGAAGATGACGTCATCCCAGGGAACTTTGGTGTGAAGGACCAAGTGTTAGCTCTGCAATGGATACAAGAGAATATTCATTACTTTGGTGGTGATAAAACTCGTGTCACTATATTTGGAGAAAGCGCTGGTGGAGCCTCTGTCCATTTTCATGTTCTTTCGCCTTATTCCAAAG GTCTGTTTTCTAGAGGAATTATGCAGTCTGGAACATTATTTAGCCCCTGGGCAATGGGTGGTGCGTTTTGGGAAGTAGCAATGCACACGGGAAAACGCTTCGGTTGTCAAGGTTTCAGTGTACCCAGTGAGCAAGCCAGCgaatctcttctttcttgtcTTCAAAGGATTGATGTTGTTAATCTTACTCTTAGTCTTCAGGACCATATT CACTGGAACTTCAATCCTGTCCTACTAGGTCCAAGAGTGGACGGAGATTATTTACCAGCAGAACCAGAAGTCCTGGTGAAAGAAGGCCGTTACAACAAAGTAAACCTCATGTCAGGTGTTACTTCCCACGAAGGAGGACTCTTTGTCTTTC CATTATTTTCGAATGAGGCTCTCAGACAAGACCTCTTGAATAACTTCAAGGAGATGGGACCAGCCTCACTAGATATCCGTGATGGAGATGCATCACCAACACAGTTAGCTCAGcggattttttatcattatgtcgGTGGGGTAAAAGTCAGTTCTGAAGACGCTGATAATCTTTGTGAA ATGTATGGTGACTGGCAGTTCGTATTAGGACATGATCTGGTTGCCAAGTTCCACACCAAAACTTCCCCTGAAGTTCCCATTTATCTGTATGAGTTAAACCACAGAGGACAGCGATCCCTCGGTGATTACTACAGTGCAGGTCTTGGTGAGAAAT GGGTTTGTCATGCTGATGATTTATTCT CTTTTACTGGTGATAAGACTTACTGGAAGCCtcttgagagagaagaagatctgagattaagaaaaattatcacaaaacttTGGTATAACTTTGCTGTAACAGG AAATCCAACACCAGATAATTCATTGGGGTTCACTTGGAAACCTGCTAGTGAAGATTACTTTGTCCATCTTTCCCTTGTGCCATCACCCGTCATGGAAGAGGATAAGAGACAGGAG GTACGAAAGTTCCTAGAAAGTCTGCCAACAAAACTCAACTACATCTTGCACCCAGATTCTGTTTCAGCAGAGCAGCTTCGAACATTGACGGAAGAAAACACTGGAGCGGAAAATATCAACAGTCCCAGGAAGTATCTCAGAAAAAATGAGCTGTAG